A part of Solea solea chromosome 8, fSolSol10.1, whole genome shotgun sequence genomic DNA contains:
- the ogdha gene encoding oxoglutarate (alpha-ketoglutarate) dehydrogenase a (lipoamide) isoform X1: MHRLRTCAARLRPLTASQAAQTVGQQRPITVASIGGTRTFQPIRCYSAPVASEPFLNGTSSNYVEEMYYAWLENPKSVHKSWDVFFRNANAGAPPGAAYHSPLGLSASSSLVAPQLSSLVGAQPNVEKLVEDHLAVQSLIRAYQIRGHHVAQLDPLGIMDADLDSCVPTDIITSSDKLDVAVFKERLSVLTVGGFYGLDESDLDKVFRLPTTTFIGGAESALPLKEIIRRLEMAYCQHIGVEFMFINDLDQCQWIREKFETPGVMQFTPEEKRTLLARMIRSTRFEEFLQKKWSAEKRFGLEGCESLIPALKTIIDKSSENGVENVIMGMPHRGRLNVLANVIRKELEQIFCQFDSKLEAADEGSGDVKYHLGMYHRRINRVTDRNITLSLVANPSHLEAVDPVVQGKTKAEQFYCGDNDGKRVMSILLHGDAAFAGQGIVYETFHLADLPSYTTHGTVHVVVNNQIGFTTDPRVARSSPYPTDVARVVNAPIFHVNADDPEAVIYVCKVAAEWRATFHSDVVVDLVCYRRMGHNEMDEPMFTQPLMYKQIKKQKPVLQKYAEKLITEGVVSRQEYEEEISKYDRICEEAYARSKDEKILHIKHWLDSPWPGFFTLDGQPKSMSCPSTGLTEENLNHIGQVASSVPVEDFTIHGGLSRILKGRGEMIRNRTVDWALGEYMAFGSLLKEGIHIRLSGQDVERGTFSHRHHVLHDQNVDKRICIPMNHLSPDQAPYTVCNSSLSEYGVLGFELGFAMASPNALILWEAQFGDFNNTAQCIIDQFICAGQAKWVRQNGIVLLLPHGLEGMGPEHSSARPERFLQMCNDDPDVMPNITEDFAVRQLYECNWIVVNCSSPANYFHVLRRQILMPFRKPLIVFTPKSLLRHPEARGSFDEMLPGTHFQRLILDNGPVSERPEEVKRIIFCTGKVYYELTKERKNRGMEGHVAIIRMEQLSPFPFDQVKAEVERFANADLVWCQEEHKNQGYYDYVKPRIRTTIQRAKPVWYAGRGPGSAPATGNKNTHLMELRRFLDTAFDLDAFKDQQ; encoded by the exons ATGCATCGTTTAAGGACTTGTGCGGCGCGGTTGCGTCCGCTTACTGCCTCTCAGGCGGCTCAGACTGTTGGCCAGCAACGGCCTATCACAgtcgcctccataggtggcacAAGGACgtttcagccaatcaggtgcTACTCGGCACCAGTGGCCTCTGAGCCATTCCTTAATGGGACAAGCTCCAACTACGTGGAGGAGATGTATTACGCCTGGCTGGAGAACCCAAAGAGTGTTCACAAG tCATGGGATGTCTTTTTCCGTAACGCTAATGCCGGTGCTCCTCCTGGTGCTGCCTACCACTCTCCTCTGGGTCTCTCTGCATCATCGAGCCTTGTCGCTCCacagctctcctctctggttGGTGCTCAGCCCAATGTGGAGAAGCTGGTGGAAGATCACCTGGCAGTCCAGTCCCTCATCAGGGCATACCAG ATCCGAGGGCATCATGTGGCCCAGTTGGACCCCCTCGGCATTATGGACGCTGATCTGGactcctgtgtccccactgACATTATAACTTCCTCGGATAAACTGG ACGTGGCGGTTTTCAAGGAGAGGCTGAGTGTCCTAACAGTTGGAG GCTTCTATGGTCTGGATGAGTCTGATCTGGACAAGGTTTTCCGTCTGCCCACCACCACCTTCATTGGAGGTGCAGAGAGTGCCCTCCCCCTGAAGGAAATAATTCGCCGCCTGGAG aTGGCGTATTGTCAGCACATTGGAGTGGAGTTCATGTTCATTAATGACCTGGACCAGTGTCAGTGGATCAGAGAGAAGTTTGAGACTCCTGGAGTGATGCAGTTCACACCTGAGGAGAAGAGAACACTGCTGGCCCGTATGATTCGCTCTACTAG gtttGAGGAGTTCCTGCAGAAGAAGTGGTCTGCAGAGAAGCGTTTTGGTCTAGAAGGATGTGAATCTCTGATCCCTGCTCTGAAAACTATCATTGATAAATCCTCTGAGAATGGAGTAGAGAACGTGATCATGGGCATGCCTCATAG AGGTCGTCTTAATGTGCTGGCAAATGTGATCCGTAAAGAGCTGGAACAGATATTCTGTCAGTTTGACTCCAAACTGGAAGCAGCCGATGAG GGCTCTGGAGATGTGAAGTATCACCTTGGCATGTACCACCGACGCATCAACCGCGTGACAGATAGGAACATCACCTTGTCTCTCGTGGCCAACCCCTCTCATCTGGAGGCTGTTGACCCTGTGGTGCAGGGTAAGACCAAGGCCGAGCAGTTCTACTGTGGAGACAACGATGGGAAACGG GTGATGTCCATCCTGCTCCATGGAGATGCGGCGTTTGCAGGTCAGGGTATCGTCTATGAGACGTTTCACTTGGCAGACCTGCCATCCTACACCACTCACGGCACTGTGCATGTCGTCGTCAACAACCAG ATTGGTTTCACCACAGATCCTCGAGTGGCTCGCTCGTCTCCGTATCCAACAGATGTGGCTCGTGTCGTCAACGCTCCCATCTTCCATGTCAATGCTGACGACCCTGAGGCCGTTATCTACGTCTGCAAAGTGGCTGCCGAGTGGAGAGCCACGTTCCATTCGGACGTGGTAGTCGACCTG GTGTGTTACCGCCGTATGGGTCACAACGAGATGGATGAGCCGATGTTCACTCAGCCACTGATGTACAAGCAGATCAAGAAGCAGAAGCCTGTTCTCCAGAAATACGCAGAGAAGCTGATCACAGAGGGAGTGGTGAGCCGCCAGGAATACGAG GAGGAGATCTCCAAGTATGATAGGATCTGTGAGGAGGCATACGCTCGATCTAAAGATGAGAAAATCCTTCACATTAAGCACTGGCTGGACTCTCCATGGCCTG GTTTTTTCACTCTGGATGGACAGCCCAAGTCTATGAGCTGCCCCTCTACTGGTCTGACTGAGGAAAACCTGAACCACATAGGACAGGTAGCCTCGTCTGTTCCTGTGGAGGACTTCACCATCCATGGAG GTCTGAGTCGTATCCTGAAAGGCCGAGGTGAGATGATTCGTAACCGGACAGTGGACTGGGCGCTTGGCGAGTACATGGCCTTTGGATCGCTGCTGAAAGAGGGAATCCACATTCGGCTGTCGGGGCAGGATGTAGAGAGAGGGACTTTCAG TCACCGTCATCACGTCCTCCATGATCAGAATGTGGACAAGAGGATCTGTATTCCCATGAACCACCTGTCTCCTGACCAGGCGCCTTACACAGTCTGCAACAGCTCGCTGTCCGAGTATGGAGTTCTTG GTTTTGAGCTTGGCTTTGCGATGGCAAGTCCCAACGCTCTGATCCTGTGGGAGGCTCAGTTTGGAGACTTCAACAACACGGCTCAGTGCATCATCGACCAGTTCATCTGTGCCGGTCAGGCCAAGTGGGTCAGACAGAACGgcattgtgctgctgctgccccacGGCCTGGAGGGCATG GGTCCAGAACATTCTTCAGCTCGTCCAGAGAGATTCCTCCAAATGTGCAATGATGACCCAGATGTCATGCCG AATATCACAGAGGACTTTGCAGTGCGTCAGCTCTACGAATGTAATTGGATTGTGGTGAACTGTTCGTCCCCTGCAAACTACTTCCACGTCCTCAGAAGACAGATCCTCATGCCGTTCAGGAAGCCT ctgaTTGTCTTCACTCCTAAATCTCTGCTCCGTCATCCAGAGGCTAGGGGCAGCTTTGATGAGATGCTGCCTG gaACTCACTTTCAGAGGTTGATCCTTGATAACGGCCCAGTGTCTGAGCGTCctgaggaggtgaagaggatAATCTTCTGCACGGGGAAGGTTTACTATGAGCTGACCAAAGAAAGGAAGAACAGAGGGATGGAAGGACACGTGGCAATTATACGGatggagcag CTGTCTCCTTTCCCCTTCGACCAGGTGAAGGCTGAGGTGGAGCGTTTTGCCAATGCAGACCTAGTTTGGTGTCAGGAGGAGCATAAGAACCAGGGTTACTATGACTATGTGAAGCCTCGCATCAGGACCACGATCCAGAGAGCCAAGCCTGTCTG gtatGCTGGCAGAGGTCCAGGGTCAGCTCCAGccacaggaaacaaaaacactcacctgATGGAGCTGCGCCGTTTCCTGGACACAGCCTTCGACCTGGATGCTTTCAAAGATCAGCAGTAA
- the ogdha gene encoding oxoglutarate (alpha-ketoglutarate) dehydrogenase a (lipoamide) isoform X3 yields the protein MHRLRTCAARLRPLTASQAAQTVGQQRPITVASIGGTRTFQPIRCYSAPVASEPFLNGTSSNYVEEMYYAWLENPKSVHKSWDVFFRNANAGAPPGAAYHSPLGLSASSSLVAPQLSSLVGAQPNVEKLVEDHLAVQSLIRAYQVMGHHNARLDPLGINCVNFDDSPVNTGFQDVGFYGLDESDLDKVFRLPTTTFIGGAESALPLKEIIRRLEMAYCQHIGVEFMFINDLDQCQWIREKFETPGVMQFTPEEKRTLLARMIRSTRFEEFLQKKWSAEKRFGLEGCESLIPALKTIIDKSSENGVENVIMGMPHRGRLNVLANVIRKELEQIFCQFDSKLEAADEGSGDVKYHLGMYHRRINRVTDRNITLSLVANPSHLEAVDPVVQGKTKAEQFYCGDNDGKRVMSILLHGDAAFAGQGIVYETFHLADLPSYTTHGTVHVVVNNQIGFTTDPRVARSSPYPTDVARVVNAPIFHVNADDPEAVIYVCKVAAEWRATFHSDVVVDLVCYRRMGHNEMDEPMFTQPLMYKQIKKQKPVLQKYAEKLITEGVVSRQEYEEEISKYDRICEEAYARSKDEKILHIKHWLDSPWPGFFTLDGQPKSMSCPSTGLTEENLNHIGQVASSVPVEDFTIHGGLSRILKGRGEMIRNRTVDWALGEYMAFGSLLKEGIHIRLSGQDVERGTFSHRHHVLHDQNVDKRICIPMNHLSPDQAPYTVCNSSLSEYGVLGFELGFAMASPNALILWEAQFGDFNNTAQCIIDQFICAGQAKWVRQNGIVLLLPHGLEGMGPEHSSARPERFLQMCNDDPDVMPNITEDFAVRQLYECNWIVVNCSSPANYFHVLRRQILMPFRKPLIVFTPKSLLRHPEARGSFDEMLPGTHFQRLILDNGPVSERPEEVKRIIFCTGKVYYELTKERKNRGMEGHVAIIRMEQLSPFPFDQVKAEVERFANADLVWCQEEHKNQGYYDYVKPRIRTTIQRAKPVWYAGRGPGSAPATGNKNTHLMELRRFLDTAFDLDAFKDQQ from the exons ATGCATCGTTTAAGGACTTGTGCGGCGCGGTTGCGTCCGCTTACTGCCTCTCAGGCGGCTCAGACTGTTGGCCAGCAACGGCCTATCACAgtcgcctccataggtggcacAAGGACgtttcagccaatcaggtgcTACTCGGCACCAGTGGCCTCTGAGCCATTCCTTAATGGGACAAGCTCCAACTACGTGGAGGAGATGTATTACGCCTGGCTGGAGAACCCAAAGAGTGTTCACAAG tCATGGGATGTCTTTTTCCGTAACGCTAATGCCGGTGCTCCTCCTGGTGCTGCCTACCACTCTCCTCTGGGTCTCTCTGCATCATCGAGCCTTGTCGCTCCacagctctcctctctggttGGTGCTCAGCCCAATGTGGAGAAGCTGGTGGAAGATCACCTGGCAGTCCAGTCCCTCATCAGGGCATACCAG GTGATGGGGCATCATAATGCCCGTTTGGATCCTCTGGGAATCAACTGTGTGAATTTTGATGATTCTCCGGTCAATACCGGCTTCCAAGATGTTG GCTTCTATGGTCTGGATGAGTCTGATCTGGACAAGGTTTTCCGTCTGCCCACCACCACCTTCATTGGAGGTGCAGAGAGTGCCCTCCCCCTGAAGGAAATAATTCGCCGCCTGGAG aTGGCGTATTGTCAGCACATTGGAGTGGAGTTCATGTTCATTAATGACCTGGACCAGTGTCAGTGGATCAGAGAGAAGTTTGAGACTCCTGGAGTGATGCAGTTCACACCTGAGGAGAAGAGAACACTGCTGGCCCGTATGATTCGCTCTACTAG gtttGAGGAGTTCCTGCAGAAGAAGTGGTCTGCAGAGAAGCGTTTTGGTCTAGAAGGATGTGAATCTCTGATCCCTGCTCTGAAAACTATCATTGATAAATCCTCTGAGAATGGAGTAGAGAACGTGATCATGGGCATGCCTCATAG AGGTCGTCTTAATGTGCTGGCAAATGTGATCCGTAAAGAGCTGGAACAGATATTCTGTCAGTTTGACTCCAAACTGGAAGCAGCCGATGAG GGCTCTGGAGATGTGAAGTATCACCTTGGCATGTACCACCGACGCATCAACCGCGTGACAGATAGGAACATCACCTTGTCTCTCGTGGCCAACCCCTCTCATCTGGAGGCTGTTGACCCTGTGGTGCAGGGTAAGACCAAGGCCGAGCAGTTCTACTGTGGAGACAACGATGGGAAACGG GTGATGTCCATCCTGCTCCATGGAGATGCGGCGTTTGCAGGTCAGGGTATCGTCTATGAGACGTTTCACTTGGCAGACCTGCCATCCTACACCACTCACGGCACTGTGCATGTCGTCGTCAACAACCAG ATTGGTTTCACCACAGATCCTCGAGTGGCTCGCTCGTCTCCGTATCCAACAGATGTGGCTCGTGTCGTCAACGCTCCCATCTTCCATGTCAATGCTGACGACCCTGAGGCCGTTATCTACGTCTGCAAAGTGGCTGCCGAGTGGAGAGCCACGTTCCATTCGGACGTGGTAGTCGACCTG GTGTGTTACCGCCGTATGGGTCACAACGAGATGGATGAGCCGATGTTCACTCAGCCACTGATGTACAAGCAGATCAAGAAGCAGAAGCCTGTTCTCCAGAAATACGCAGAGAAGCTGATCACAGAGGGAGTGGTGAGCCGCCAGGAATACGAG GAGGAGATCTCCAAGTATGATAGGATCTGTGAGGAGGCATACGCTCGATCTAAAGATGAGAAAATCCTTCACATTAAGCACTGGCTGGACTCTCCATGGCCTG GTTTTTTCACTCTGGATGGACAGCCCAAGTCTATGAGCTGCCCCTCTACTGGTCTGACTGAGGAAAACCTGAACCACATAGGACAGGTAGCCTCGTCTGTTCCTGTGGAGGACTTCACCATCCATGGAG GTCTGAGTCGTATCCTGAAAGGCCGAGGTGAGATGATTCGTAACCGGACAGTGGACTGGGCGCTTGGCGAGTACATGGCCTTTGGATCGCTGCTGAAAGAGGGAATCCACATTCGGCTGTCGGGGCAGGATGTAGAGAGAGGGACTTTCAG TCACCGTCATCACGTCCTCCATGATCAGAATGTGGACAAGAGGATCTGTATTCCCATGAACCACCTGTCTCCTGACCAGGCGCCTTACACAGTCTGCAACAGCTCGCTGTCCGAGTATGGAGTTCTTG GTTTTGAGCTTGGCTTTGCGATGGCAAGTCCCAACGCTCTGATCCTGTGGGAGGCTCAGTTTGGAGACTTCAACAACACGGCTCAGTGCATCATCGACCAGTTCATCTGTGCCGGTCAGGCCAAGTGGGTCAGACAGAACGgcattgtgctgctgctgccccacGGCCTGGAGGGCATG GGTCCAGAACATTCTTCAGCTCGTCCAGAGAGATTCCTCCAAATGTGCAATGATGACCCAGATGTCATGCCG AATATCACAGAGGACTTTGCAGTGCGTCAGCTCTACGAATGTAATTGGATTGTGGTGAACTGTTCGTCCCCTGCAAACTACTTCCACGTCCTCAGAAGACAGATCCTCATGCCGTTCAGGAAGCCT ctgaTTGTCTTCACTCCTAAATCTCTGCTCCGTCATCCAGAGGCTAGGGGCAGCTTTGATGAGATGCTGCCTG gaACTCACTTTCAGAGGTTGATCCTTGATAACGGCCCAGTGTCTGAGCGTCctgaggaggtgaagaggatAATCTTCTGCACGGGGAAGGTTTACTATGAGCTGACCAAAGAAAGGAAGAACAGAGGGATGGAAGGACACGTGGCAATTATACGGatggagcag CTGTCTCCTTTCCCCTTCGACCAGGTGAAGGCTGAGGTGGAGCGTTTTGCCAATGCAGACCTAGTTTGGTGTCAGGAGGAGCATAAGAACCAGGGTTACTATGACTATGTGAAGCCTCGCATCAGGACCACGATCCAGAGAGCCAAGCCTGTCTG gtatGCTGGCAGAGGTCCAGGGTCAGCTCCAGccacaggaaacaaaaacactcacctgATGGAGCTGCGCCGTTTCCTGGACACAGCCTTCGACCTGGATGCTTTCAAAGATCAGCAGTAA
- the ogdha gene encoding oxoglutarate (alpha-ketoglutarate) dehydrogenase a (lipoamide) isoform X2: MHRLRTCAARLRPLTASQAAQTVGQQRPITVASIGGTRTFQPIRCYSAPVASEPFLNGTSSNYVEEMYYAWLENPKSVHKSWDVFFRNANAGAPPGAAYHSPLGLSASSSLVAPQLSSLVGAQPNVEKLVEDHLAVQSLIRAYQIRGHHVAQLDPLGIMDADLDSCVPTDIITSSDKLGFYGLDESDLDKVFRLPTTTFIGGAESALPLKEIIRRLEMAYCQHIGVEFMFINDLDQCQWIREKFETPGVMQFTPEEKRTLLARMIRSTRFEEFLQKKWSAEKRFGLEGCESLIPALKTIIDKSSENGVENVIMGMPHRGRLNVLANVIRKELEQIFCQFDSKLEAADEGSGDVKYHLGMYHRRINRVTDRNITLSLVANPSHLEAVDPVVQGKTKAEQFYCGDNDGKRVMSILLHGDAAFAGQGIVYETFHLADLPSYTTHGTVHVVVNNQIGFTTDPRVARSSPYPTDVARVVNAPIFHVNADDPEAVIYVCKVAAEWRATFHSDVVVDLVCYRRMGHNEMDEPMFTQPLMYKQIKKQKPVLQKYAEKLITEGVVSRQEYEEEISKYDRICEEAYARSKDEKILHIKHWLDSPWPGFFTLDGQPKSMSCPSTGLTEENLNHIGQVASSVPVEDFTIHGGLSRILKGRGEMIRNRTVDWALGEYMAFGSLLKEGIHIRLSGQDVERGTFSHRHHVLHDQNVDKRICIPMNHLSPDQAPYTVCNSSLSEYGVLGFELGFAMASPNALILWEAQFGDFNNTAQCIIDQFICAGQAKWVRQNGIVLLLPHGLEGMGPEHSSARPERFLQMCNDDPDVMPNITEDFAVRQLYECNWIVVNCSSPANYFHVLRRQILMPFRKPLIVFTPKSLLRHPEARGSFDEMLPGTHFQRLILDNGPVSERPEEVKRIIFCTGKVYYELTKERKNRGMEGHVAIIRMEQLSPFPFDQVKAEVERFANADLVWCQEEHKNQGYYDYVKPRIRTTIQRAKPVWYAGRGPGSAPATGNKNTHLMELRRFLDTAFDLDAFKDQQ, encoded by the exons ATGCATCGTTTAAGGACTTGTGCGGCGCGGTTGCGTCCGCTTACTGCCTCTCAGGCGGCTCAGACTGTTGGCCAGCAACGGCCTATCACAgtcgcctccataggtggcacAAGGACgtttcagccaatcaggtgcTACTCGGCACCAGTGGCCTCTGAGCCATTCCTTAATGGGACAAGCTCCAACTACGTGGAGGAGATGTATTACGCCTGGCTGGAGAACCCAAAGAGTGTTCACAAG tCATGGGATGTCTTTTTCCGTAACGCTAATGCCGGTGCTCCTCCTGGTGCTGCCTACCACTCTCCTCTGGGTCTCTCTGCATCATCGAGCCTTGTCGCTCCacagctctcctctctggttGGTGCTCAGCCCAATGTGGAGAAGCTGGTGGAAGATCACCTGGCAGTCCAGTCCCTCATCAGGGCATACCAG ATCCGAGGGCATCATGTGGCCCAGTTGGACCCCCTCGGCATTATGGACGCTGATCTGGactcctgtgtccccactgACATTATAACTTCCTCGGATAAACTGG GCTTCTATGGTCTGGATGAGTCTGATCTGGACAAGGTTTTCCGTCTGCCCACCACCACCTTCATTGGAGGTGCAGAGAGTGCCCTCCCCCTGAAGGAAATAATTCGCCGCCTGGAG aTGGCGTATTGTCAGCACATTGGAGTGGAGTTCATGTTCATTAATGACCTGGACCAGTGTCAGTGGATCAGAGAGAAGTTTGAGACTCCTGGAGTGATGCAGTTCACACCTGAGGAGAAGAGAACACTGCTGGCCCGTATGATTCGCTCTACTAG gtttGAGGAGTTCCTGCAGAAGAAGTGGTCTGCAGAGAAGCGTTTTGGTCTAGAAGGATGTGAATCTCTGATCCCTGCTCTGAAAACTATCATTGATAAATCCTCTGAGAATGGAGTAGAGAACGTGATCATGGGCATGCCTCATAG AGGTCGTCTTAATGTGCTGGCAAATGTGATCCGTAAAGAGCTGGAACAGATATTCTGTCAGTTTGACTCCAAACTGGAAGCAGCCGATGAG GGCTCTGGAGATGTGAAGTATCACCTTGGCATGTACCACCGACGCATCAACCGCGTGACAGATAGGAACATCACCTTGTCTCTCGTGGCCAACCCCTCTCATCTGGAGGCTGTTGACCCTGTGGTGCAGGGTAAGACCAAGGCCGAGCAGTTCTACTGTGGAGACAACGATGGGAAACGG GTGATGTCCATCCTGCTCCATGGAGATGCGGCGTTTGCAGGTCAGGGTATCGTCTATGAGACGTTTCACTTGGCAGACCTGCCATCCTACACCACTCACGGCACTGTGCATGTCGTCGTCAACAACCAG ATTGGTTTCACCACAGATCCTCGAGTGGCTCGCTCGTCTCCGTATCCAACAGATGTGGCTCGTGTCGTCAACGCTCCCATCTTCCATGTCAATGCTGACGACCCTGAGGCCGTTATCTACGTCTGCAAAGTGGCTGCCGAGTGGAGAGCCACGTTCCATTCGGACGTGGTAGTCGACCTG GTGTGTTACCGCCGTATGGGTCACAACGAGATGGATGAGCCGATGTTCACTCAGCCACTGATGTACAAGCAGATCAAGAAGCAGAAGCCTGTTCTCCAGAAATACGCAGAGAAGCTGATCACAGAGGGAGTGGTGAGCCGCCAGGAATACGAG GAGGAGATCTCCAAGTATGATAGGATCTGTGAGGAGGCATACGCTCGATCTAAAGATGAGAAAATCCTTCACATTAAGCACTGGCTGGACTCTCCATGGCCTG GTTTTTTCACTCTGGATGGACAGCCCAAGTCTATGAGCTGCCCCTCTACTGGTCTGACTGAGGAAAACCTGAACCACATAGGACAGGTAGCCTCGTCTGTTCCTGTGGAGGACTTCACCATCCATGGAG GTCTGAGTCGTATCCTGAAAGGCCGAGGTGAGATGATTCGTAACCGGACAGTGGACTGGGCGCTTGGCGAGTACATGGCCTTTGGATCGCTGCTGAAAGAGGGAATCCACATTCGGCTGTCGGGGCAGGATGTAGAGAGAGGGACTTTCAG TCACCGTCATCACGTCCTCCATGATCAGAATGTGGACAAGAGGATCTGTATTCCCATGAACCACCTGTCTCCTGACCAGGCGCCTTACACAGTCTGCAACAGCTCGCTGTCCGAGTATGGAGTTCTTG GTTTTGAGCTTGGCTTTGCGATGGCAAGTCCCAACGCTCTGATCCTGTGGGAGGCTCAGTTTGGAGACTTCAACAACACGGCTCAGTGCATCATCGACCAGTTCATCTGTGCCGGTCAGGCCAAGTGGGTCAGACAGAACGgcattgtgctgctgctgccccacGGCCTGGAGGGCATG GGTCCAGAACATTCTTCAGCTCGTCCAGAGAGATTCCTCCAAATGTGCAATGATGACCCAGATGTCATGCCG AATATCACAGAGGACTTTGCAGTGCGTCAGCTCTACGAATGTAATTGGATTGTGGTGAACTGTTCGTCCCCTGCAAACTACTTCCACGTCCTCAGAAGACAGATCCTCATGCCGTTCAGGAAGCCT ctgaTTGTCTTCACTCCTAAATCTCTGCTCCGTCATCCAGAGGCTAGGGGCAGCTTTGATGAGATGCTGCCTG gaACTCACTTTCAGAGGTTGATCCTTGATAACGGCCCAGTGTCTGAGCGTCctgaggaggtgaagaggatAATCTTCTGCACGGGGAAGGTTTACTATGAGCTGACCAAAGAAAGGAAGAACAGAGGGATGGAAGGACACGTGGCAATTATACGGatggagcag CTGTCTCCTTTCCCCTTCGACCAGGTGAAGGCTGAGGTGGAGCGTTTTGCCAATGCAGACCTAGTTTGGTGTCAGGAGGAGCATAAGAACCAGGGTTACTATGACTATGTGAAGCCTCGCATCAGGACCACGATCCAGAGAGCCAAGCCTGTCTG gtatGCTGGCAGAGGTCCAGGGTCAGCTCCAGccacaggaaacaaaaacactcacctgATGGAGCTGCGCCGTTTCCTGGACACAGCCTTCGACCTGGATGCTTTCAAAGATCAGCAGTAA